In Styela clava chromosome 14, kaStyClav1.hap1.2, whole genome shotgun sequence, the following are encoded in one genomic region:
- the LOC120341672 gene encoding sodium- and chloride-dependent GABA transporter 3-like — protein MQDEKPTSSNIQHKAKTGSLFKRQFDYVINLVGLMVGFSNVWRFPYMCYKNGGGSFLVAYWIFVILLIFPIIMIESALGQYTGKSAIKIWYMTPMFRGIGYASPFLMFFFNLYYPVLLAWTLRWLVASFSVDISWTKCDNDWNTENCLPLSVETRRLSEGNTTMLKMDESFANATALNATNYISSVEEFWRHNILNITSGIEYIGDVKPDILACHIAVWVLVYFAIWKGIQWTSKIVYVTATLPIAMLIVVIVRGVTLDGAGAGIAVYLKPNITKLGEVEVWTDAASQVLFSLGVCGGGIATLSQFNKFNHNFYRDSVILVLANGGVSFLSGFATFSILGFLAHAKNTTVDAVAESGPGLVYIAYPTALSLLPLPQLWCALFFIMLLLLGFDSLFVYQETLMSCLKDQYPECFKFKWAREIWTAVASVILLILGLPMVTRGGMYVLNLFNTYAVTGWCLYFISLVEFIAIGWAYGADRFCDNMKSMLGFDIPRLWFKICCKYVGPVISTTLMIYSLASYRTLKYGKSYTYPVWADVFGWMTALTSMLTIPITIAYVLWRADGRNLIEKIKNSLSEPGISRRAAEYGDKMELEALNPTAVKVDM, from the exons ATGCAAGACGAAAAACCAACATCGTCAAATATTCAACATAAAGCAAAAACTGGAAGCTTGTTCAAAAGACAATTTGATTATGTTATCAACCTTGTCGGACTGATGGTTGGATTCAGCAACGTTTGGAGATTTCCGTATATGTGCTACAAGAACGGCGGAG GCTCCTTTCTTGTTGCCTACTGGATTTTTGTGATTCTTCTGATTTTTCCAATTATCATGATAGAAAGTGCTCTCGGTCAGTACACGGGGAAAAGTGCAATCAAGATATGGTACATGACGCCGATGTTTAGAG GTATTGGGTACGCGTCTccatttctcatgtttttcttTAATCTGTATTATCCTGTACTACTTGCCTGGACATTACGTTGGTTGGTTGCCAGTTTCTCAGTTGATATCTCATGGACGAAATGCGACAACGATTGGAATACGGAGAACTGCTTACCTTTGTCCGTGGAAACCAGGCGTTTGTCCGAG GGAAATACAACGATGCTGAAAATGGATGAATCGTTCGCAAATGCCACCGCGTTAAACGCGACAAACTATATTTCGTCAGTGGAAGAATTTTGGAG gCATAATATTCTCAACATAACATCTGGAATCGAATACATAGGTGATGTCAAGCCTGATATTCTTGCCTGTCATATTGCCGTCTGGGTTCTggtgtattttgcaatttggaAAGGAATTCAATGGACGAGCAAG ATTGTCTACGTCACCGCCACACTTCCTATCGCCATGTTAATCGTGGTGATTGTGCGTGGTGTGACTCTTGACGGAGCTGGAGCGGGAATAGCTGTCTATCTGAAACCAAATATCACAAAACTGGGAGAAGTCGAA GTATGGACAGACGCTGCTTCTCAAGTTCTATTCTCACTCGGAGTTTGTGGGGGAGGAATCGCAACATTGAGCCAATTTAACaaatttaatcataatttttaCAG GGATTCGGTCATTCTTGTTCTTGCCAACGGCGGAGTCAGTTTTCTTTCCGGATTTGCAACATTCTCAATTCTCGGATTTTTGGCTCACGCCAAG AATACCACCGTTGATGCTGTAGCAGAATCAGGTCCAGGACTTGTTTATATTGCATATCCGACAGCCCTGTCATTATTACCCCTACCACAACTATGGTGTGCTTTGTTCTtcattatgttgttattgttgggATTCGACAGTTTG TTCGTTTACCAAGAAACACTCATGTCGTGTTTGAAAGATCAATATCCAGaatgtttcaaatttaaatgGGCACGTGAGATATGGACGGCGGTTGCTTCTGTTATTCTTCTAATACTTGGCCTTCCAATGGTTACCAGG GGTGGAATGTACGTTCTGAATCTCTTCAATACTTACGCAGTCACTGGTTGGTGTTTGTACTTCATATCTCTCGTCGAGTTTATTGCTATAGGATGGGCTTATGGAGCAGACAGATTTTGTGATAATATGAAATCAATGTTAGGTTTCGATATCCCAAGATTGTGGTTTAAAATTTGTTGTAAATATGTTGGACCTGTGATTTCAACG ACTCTGATGATTTACTCCCTCGCATCATACCGAACTCTAAAATACGGTAAATCTTACACTTATCCTGTATGGGCGGATGTATTCGGTTGGATGACTGCATTAACCTCCATGTTGACAATACCAATAACCATTGCTTATGTTTTATGGAGGGCTGATGGAAGAAACCTGATTGAG AAAATCAAGAATTCATTGAGCGAGCCTGGCATTAGCAGAAGAGCGGCTGAATATGGAGACAAGATGGAACTCGAGGCGTTGAACCCAACTGCTGTTAAAGTTGATATGTGA
- the LOC120341591 gene encoding uncharacterized protein LOC120341591, translating into MKAAAALLVVMMLKLMSNKVSMKPTGEDMDGDVDMDKDMSMSFEKNNMKADEAGVINRGCAGEIEEYNEMMSKGIQSLSYDDLYDLLKYNRTDFVLVDVRTPQEFADGHIPASFLVTITNGKFEEHVDFRQILCGRKFIVLYCRSGRRALVAANLLKSKVPTKLYSGSWIEWSTENPKNIVPYVRKRM; encoded by the exons ATGAAAGCTGCCGCAGCGCTATTAGTGGTAATGATGTTGAAGTTGATGTCTAATAAAGTGAGCATGAAACCTACTGGCGAAGACATGGATGGTGATGTCGATATGGATAAAGACATGTCGATGAGTTTTGAAAAGAATAAT ATGAAGGCAGATGAAGCTGGCGTGATCAATCGAGGCTGTGCTGGAGAAATTGAGGAGTACAATGAG ATGATGTCCAAAGGaa TACAAAGCCTGTCTTATGATGATTTGTACGATCTTCTCAAATACAACCGAACTGATTTTGTTCTTGTTGATGTAAGAACACCACAAGAGTTTGCTGATGGTCACATACCAGCATCTTTCCTCGTTACCATCACGAACG GAAAATTCGAAGAACACGTGGACTTTCGTCAAATTTTGTGCGGCAGAAAGTTTATAGTTCTCTACTGTAGATCTGGAAGAAGAGCTCTCGTCGCTGCTAACTTGTTGAAGTCGAAAGTGCC AACAAAGCTGTACTCCGGTTCGTGGATTGAATGGAGCACTGAGAATCCTAAAAATATCGTACCGTACGTGAGGAAACGAATGTAA
- the LOC120340785 gene encoding uncharacterized protein LOC120340785, translating to MWPNDMLVFRFVMLVAVSTIALVENKVDAECEDHRIGTSDSKISVSLDGSCDDEHCKDFIFNKDNLDDLEKYIYDFVQERLSRSSQIVTHLQIATSSDITTDRDTTPSLTTEPPEITLPITDNQSDSPSANKGTTLAGNITPQGDPLVLKGCPQSNYGFSSLDKQYIVVNISIPDLDEVSICARVRPMGGNPLNGAILSYSNEDEGDKAMW from the exons ATGTGGCCAAACGACATGTTGGTTTTTCGATTCGTAATGTTGGTGGCTGTGAGTACTATAGCTTTAGTAGAAAATAAAGTTGATGCTGAATGTGAAG ATCACCGTATCGGAACGAGCGATTCAAAAATTTCCGTATCTCTAGATGGGTCATGCGATGATGAACATTGCAAGGACTTTATTTTCAACAAG GACAACTTGGATG ATCTTGAAAAATATATCTACGATTTCGTACAAGAAAGGCTTTCACGATCAAGTCAAATCGTAACTCATCTTCAAATCGCGACCTCTAGCGACATCACAACCGATCGTGATACAACGCCTTCATTGACAACGGAACCGCCTGAGATAACTTTACCAATCACGGACAATCAGTCTGATTCCCCCAGTGCGAACAAAGGCACAACTCTAGCCGGCAACATCACCCCACAAGGAGATCCCTTGGTGTTGAAAG GTTGTCCCCAATCAAACTATGGGTTCAGTTCGTTAGACAAACAGTACATTGTTGTCAACATTTCTATACCAGACCTAGATGAAGTATCAATATGTGCGCGGGTTCGACCTATGGGAGGGAATCCACTAAACGGTGCTATATTAAGTTATTCCAACGAGGACGAGGGAGATAAAGCAATGTGGTAG